Proteins encoded within one genomic window of Brassica rapa cultivar Chiifu-401-42 chromosome A09, CAAS_Brap_v3.01, whole genome shotgun sequence:
- the LOC103838713 gene encoding uncharacterized protein LOC103838713: MKEDLKRINGLYVTLLLTLYACAVIVQLEAASETKTCFQKKSPCFLKKQTCPNQCPSFSPPNGSSKACVVDCFNPICKATCRNRKPNCNGRGSACLDPRFIGGDGIVFYFHGKRDEHFALVSDTDLQVNARFIGLRPSGRRRDFTWIQSLGLIFGPNNKTFTLEAQKAAKWDHQVDHLRLSFEGKEILLPKGDSSFWTPPGSYIKVERTSDMNSVLVTLPDIAEIWVNVVPVTKEDDTIHKYGRPENDCFAHLEVQFRFLRLSPNVEGVLGRTYREDFQNPAKPGVAMPVVGGEDKYRTSSLLETSCNACVYSRGSRSSDKIEPLSLNQNTVDCTGGSSSGIGIFCRK, from the exons ATGAAGGAAGATCTGAAGCGCATCAATGGGTTGTACGTTACATTGTTACTAACGCTCTATGCGTGCGCTGTCATTGTACAACTCGAAGCAGCGTCGGAAACAAAGACATGTTTCCAAAAGAAGAGCCCATGCTTCCTTAAGAAGCAGACTTGCCCAAACCAGTGCCCTTCGTTTTCCCCTCCCAACGGTAGCTCCAAGGCATGCGTCGTAGATTGTTTTAACCCTATATGCAAAGCCACTTGCCGAA ATAGAAAGCCTAACTGCAACGGCAGAGGATCAGCATGCTTAGACCCACGATTCATAGGTGGCGACGGCATCGTCTTCTACTTTCACGGCAAACGCGATGAGCATTTCGCACTCGTCTCTGACACTGACCTCCAAGTCAACGCACGCTTCATTGGTCTTAGACCCTCTGGCCGGAGAAGAGACTTCACCTGGATCCAATCTTTGGGTCTGATCTTCGGTCCCAACAACAAAACCTTCACACTCGAGGCCCAAAAGGCTGCGAAATGGGACCACCAAGTGGACCATCTCCGTCTCTCCTTCGAGGGAAAAGAGATTCTTTTACCAAAAGGAGATTCGTCATTCTGGACTCCTCCGGGAAGCTATATAAAGGTAGAGAGAACTTCAGACATGAACTCCGTGTTGGTCACTTTACCAGACATTGCCGAGATTTGGGTCAACGTTGTTCCAGTTACAAAGGAAGATGACACGATACATAAATACGGGAGACCTGAAAATGACTGTTTTGCCCATCTCGAAGTTCAGTTCCGGTTCTTGAGGTTGTCCCCGAACGTGGAGGGCGTTTTGGGAAGAACATACAGAGAGGATTTCCAGAATCCCGCGAAACCAGGGGTGGCCATGCCGGTCGTCGGTGGGGAAGATAAATACAGAACATCTTCTCTTCTTGAAACAAGTTGTAATGCTTGTGTTTACTCCCGTGGCTCTAGAAGTTCCGACAAGATCGAGCCGTTGTCGCTGAATCAAAACACTGTTGATTGCACTGGGGGATCGAGCAGTGGTATTGGAATCTTCTGCAGAaaataa
- the LOC103838711 gene encoding uncharacterized protein LOC103838711 isoform X1, with the protein MPTGDCFHCHKPGHWANRCPLKSTPTITTVAADSPPVIHCPCDRACVVLTSKTVKNPNRRFYKCSAVPSCEFFKWCDQVSIESQPVVSVNPTCPCGSGPCRRVTVTEGPNANRSYFVCCIKKGFGACGFFQLENDAQIPSEQVGLVGSTLSEFSDDVNSLTIVDLSSDASVNQESKDVVSLETGEKVPSSLAAKHNETQLMDLCNYYTTNSNEGYALEVAEATSLSQNIINPVSNKPTSQSATSIETEASFSGCSSLMDLIEQYNSLKLHFESVSMKHVDALTAFTGSYKILESLRDTARNQSKRVIEVEKQVKFYEAKTSEFAASLEEVCGEMTKSQSKMVETARRVVKELSGKEICSSEDDKKLKGTRK; encoded by the exons ATGCCAACTGGCGATTGCTTCCATTGCCACAAGCCAGGTCACTGGGCGAATCGTTGCCCTCTCAAATCCACACCGACGATCACCACCGTCGCCGCAGATTCTCCTCCGGTCATTCACTGCCCCTGCGACCGCGCTTGCGTTGTTTTGACTTCTAAAACTGTGAAAAACCCTAACCGGAGATTCTACAAGTGCTCAGCA GTCCCAAGCTGCGAATTTTTCAAATGGTGCGACCAAGTGAGTATCGAATCGCAGCCGGTGGTCTCCGTCAACCCTACTTGCCCTTGTGGCTCTGGTCCCTGTAGAAGAGTAACCGTCACCGAAGGACCTAACGCTAACCGTTCATACTTTGTTTGTTGCATTAAGAAG ggtttcggaGCATGTGGATTCTTTCAATTGGAGAATGATGCTCAAATTCCATCTGAACAAGTAGGACTTGTTGGTTCTACATTGTCTGAATTTTCGGATGATGTTAATTCACTAACTATTGTTGATTTGAGTTCGGATGCTAGTGTAAACCAAG AATCTAAAGATGTGGTTAGTCTTGAGACAGGAGAGAAAGTACCCTCTTCACTTGCAGCGAAACATAATGAAACTCAACTAATGGATTTGTGTAATTATTACACAACAAATAGTAACGAGGGTTATGCACTGGAGGTAGCTGAAGCAACGAGTCTTTCTCAGAACATCATCAATCCAGTTTCCAATAAACCAACCAGTCAATCTGCTACGTCTATTGAAACCGAAGCCTCATTTTCAGGCTGCTCCTCTTTGATGGACCTCATTGAGCAATATAACTCGTTGAAGCTCCATTTCGAGAGTGTTTCTATGAAACATGTTGATGCGTTGACCGCTTTTACGGGTTCGTACAAGATATTAGAATCTCTTCGTGATACAGCACGTAATCAGAGCAAACGGGTGATTGAAGTAGAGAAACAGGTGAAGTTTTACGAAGCCAAGACCTCAGAATTTGCAGCAAGTCTTGAAGAAGTCTGCGGTGAAATGACGAAATCGCAGAGTAAAATGGTGGAGACGGCAAGGAGAGTAGTGAAGGAACTGAGTGGAAAGGAAATTTGCAGCTCCGAAGACGACAAGAAGCTGAAAGGTACAAGGAAGTGA
- the LOC103838709 gene encoding uncharacterized protein LOC103838709 isoform X3, translated as MLASNPPDRMNGLDFFFSPSPPVAGEDDDWGEFVDSSPNPNGFSADRTPTRIESEKNSQTQWVTPRGPVPLSVFGEAEEEEEEEDESRAPLPPFKFSFDSFSPKHNGSANTNPRVEISGLIANLYRESEHSNEISGNEKEPGVSLESFSWNPLNLASERSEKTSNVDPTSSDLSFVNRNDDDDDFDEGWEFKAAESVLDPTSKEEQEKAGNGSVVVKSATDFDSSMWSSPTTGKRENGDDGDPWGNGGWEFNVAETKKDLTNKESNGWGFGFGFEHGSEMETTTSYHSNNGKDLHKEANGSISSPSNANVNPEGSSWAFNQASLDTGNEKEENEVLPDKPKGVLPLSFFEDEALETSDNSVHEDNLVSTFDFPVKEKTKAPSQTVSISDLISSLYSQVEEKNAANLSEKSATVNGEDESWEFQGPTKTITDSSLAEGGDDDFDSTWEFQGPSLPLKNSDAADEVDDDSWEFQGPAQPVKDNTLREGDNGLWESKQSSVENEVGNRFSVPNGFGKSQEETVITIDLNDYRDVFHKLKTELYYLALSHLETLKEARDLAANSDEVAEAQKYDDEIQDLQNMLKNDVLIGEVNVESLQVRSSGTTELYKVLQEPKFRTVDSDDLLSERLLLAEKDWKSTIELLKHATLTLKVLNLGSHEQQSKYASTWLVIARTCAQELRHAACIWKQVIQNDVQEEILSKPQALSSLSRRNLQSSENPESLDETI; from the exons ATGCTCGCATCAAATCCACCCGATCGAATGAACGGCCTCGATTTCTTCTTCTCCCCTTCTCCCCCCGTCGCCGGAGAAGATGACGATTGGGGAGAGTTCGTCGACTCTTCCCCTAATCCAAACGGCTTCTCCGCAGATCGAACGCCAACGCGGATCGAATCTGAGAAGAATAGCCAGACGCAGTGGGTTACTCCTCGTGGTCCGGTGCCACTCTCTGTGTTCGGagaggcggaggaggaggaggaggaagaagatgaatcaaGAGCGCCGCTTCCTCCGTTTAAATTCTCATTCGATTCCTTCTCTCCGAAACACAACGGATCTGCGAATACGAATCCTAGGGTAGAGATCAGTGGCCTAATCGCGAATCTGTATAGAGAGAGCGAACATAGTAACGAGATCAGTGGAAATGAGAAAGAGCCAGGTGTcagtttggagagttttagctGGAATCCATTGAATCTAGCTTCAGAGAGATCTGAGAAGACTAGCAATGTGGATCCAACTTCTTCGGATTTGAGTTTTGTCAATaggaatgatgatgatgacgatttTGATGAGGGTTGGGAGTTTAAAGCAGCCGAGTCTGTTTTGGATCCAACCTCTAAG GAGGAGCAAGAGAAAGCTGGAAATGGATCTGTTGTGGTTAAGAGCGCAACAGATTTTGATTCAAGCATGTGGAGTTCACCAACAACTGGTAAACGAGAAAACGGAGATGATGGTGACCCTTGGGGTAATGGTGGATGGGAGTTTAACGTTGCTGAGACGAAGAAGGATTTAACAAACAAG GAATCTAACGGTTGGGGGTTCGGGTTTGGTTTTGAACATGGTTCTGAGATGGAAACAACCACTTCTTACCATTCAAACAATGGTAAAGATCTGCATAAGGAGGCAAATGGCTCGATTTCATCTCCAAGTAATGCGAATGTGAATCCTGAAGGATCTTCTTGGGCTTTTAATCAGGCATCTTTAGATACTGGAAACGAGAAAGAG GAAAACGAAGTGCTGCCAGACAAGCCAAAGGGAGTCTTGCCGCTGTCTTTTTTTGAGGACGAAGCATTGGAAACTTCTGATAATTCGGTTCATGAGGATAATCTTGTTTCAACTTTTGATTTCCCCGTGAAAGAGAAAACTAAGGCTCCAAGTCAAACTGTGTCCATCAGTGACCTGATATCAAGTTTATACAGTCAGGTGGAGGAGAAGAATGCTGCCAATCTGTCAGAAAAGTCTGCCACAGTAAATGGTGAGGATGAGTCATGGGAGTTCCAGGGCCCTACAAAGACCATAACAGATTCGAGCTTAGCAGAAGGTGGTGATGATGATTTTGACAGTACTTGGGAGTTTCAAGGTCCTTCTCTGCCCTTGAAAAACTCTGATGCTGCGGATGAGGTTGACGATGATTCCTGGGAGTTTCAAGGTCCAGCACAGCCTGTGAAGGATAATACATTGAGGGAAGGAGACAATGGTTTGTGGGAATCTAAACAAAGTTCAGTGGAAAATGAAGTTGGGAATCGGTTCTCTGTTCCAAATGGTTTTGGAAAATCGCAAGAAGAAACAGTAATCACCATAGACCTTAATGATTACCGAGATGTCTTTCATAAGCTGAAGACTGAACTATACTACCTTGCCCTAAGCCATCTTGAGACTTTAAAG GAAGCTCGTGACTTGGCTGCTAATTCTGATGAAGTCGCTGAAGCTCAAAAATATGACGATGAAATACAG GATCTGCAAAACATGCTGAAAAATGATGTTTTGATCGGTGAGGTCAACGTAGAAAGTCTCCAAGTTAGATCATCTGGCACTACTGAACTTTATAAAGTTCTCCAAGAGCCAAAGTTTCGAACAGTTGATTCAGATGATCTCCTTTCAGAGAGACTGTTATTA GCAGAGAAGGACTGGAAATCAACGATTGAACTTCTCAAACACGCCACGTTGACCCTGAAGGTCCTAAACTTGGGTTCACATGAGCAACAGTCAAAATACGCTTCAACTTGGTTAGTCATCGCTAGGACCTGCGCTCAAGAACTGCGACATGCTGCATGTATTTGGAAACAGGTGATTCAAAATGATGTTCAAGAAGAAATCCTATCTAAACCTCAAG CGCTATCTTCTCTCAGTAGGAGAAATTTACAGAGTAGTGAAAATCCTGAGAGCCTCGACGAGACTATATAA
- the LOC103838709 gene encoding uncharacterized protein LOC103838709 isoform X1 has translation MLASNPPDRMNGLDFFFSPSPPVAGEDDDWGEFVDSSPNPNGFSADRTPTRIESEKNSQTQWVTPRGPVPLSVFGEAEEEEEEEDESRAPLPPFKFSFDSFSPKHNGSANTNPRVEISGLIANLYRESEHSNEISGNEKEPGVSLESFSWNPLNLASERSEKTSNVDPTSSDLSFVNRNDDDDDFDEGWEFKAAESVLDPTSKEEQEKAGNGSVVVKSATDFDSSMWSSPTTGKRENGDDGDPWGNGGWEFNVAETKKDLTNKESNGWGFGFGFEHGSEMETTTSYHSNNGKDLHKEANGSISSPSNANVNPEGSSWAFNQASLDTGNEKEENEVLPDKPKGVLPLSFFEDEALETSDNSVHEDNLVSTFDFPVKEKTKAPSQTVSISDLISSLYSQVEEKNAANLSEKSATVNGEDESWEFQGPTKTITDSSLAEGGDDDFDSTWEFQGPSLPLKNSDAADEVDDDSWEFQGPAQPVKDNTLREGDNGLWESKQSSVENEVGNRFSVPNGFGKSQEETVITIDLNDYRDVFHKLKTELYYLALSHLETLKEARDLAANSDEVAEAQKYDDEIQDLQNMLKNDVLIGEVNVESLQVRSSGTTELYKVLQEPKFRTVDSDDLLSERLLLAEKDWKSTIELLKHATLTLKVLNLGSHEQQSKYASTWLVIARTCAQELRHAACIWKQVIQNDVQEEILSKPQGKRYLLSVGEIYRVVKILRASTRLYKPWIVLFPTSSTVLAVLDECVELWLSSGLEEALRNNIIRLQGVESNYSADQLLESIRCIDEVDAFTLHASPTCCISALNTEIVPGIKMVEWNGEHYLVSLANLWANLISPASPDLAGHGLFTGS, from the exons ATGCTCGCATCAAATCCACCCGATCGAATGAACGGCCTCGATTTCTTCTTCTCCCCTTCTCCCCCCGTCGCCGGAGAAGATGACGATTGGGGAGAGTTCGTCGACTCTTCCCCTAATCCAAACGGCTTCTCCGCAGATCGAACGCCAACGCGGATCGAATCTGAGAAGAATAGCCAGACGCAGTGGGTTACTCCTCGTGGTCCGGTGCCACTCTCTGTGTTCGGagaggcggaggaggaggaggaggaagaagatgaatcaaGAGCGCCGCTTCCTCCGTTTAAATTCTCATTCGATTCCTTCTCTCCGAAACACAACGGATCTGCGAATACGAATCCTAGGGTAGAGATCAGTGGCCTAATCGCGAATCTGTATAGAGAGAGCGAACATAGTAACGAGATCAGTGGAAATGAGAAAGAGCCAGGTGTcagtttggagagttttagctGGAATCCATTGAATCTAGCTTCAGAGAGATCTGAGAAGACTAGCAATGTGGATCCAACTTCTTCGGATTTGAGTTTTGTCAATaggaatgatgatgatgacgatttTGATGAGGGTTGGGAGTTTAAAGCAGCCGAGTCTGTTTTGGATCCAACCTCTAAG GAGGAGCAAGAGAAAGCTGGAAATGGATCTGTTGTGGTTAAGAGCGCAACAGATTTTGATTCAAGCATGTGGAGTTCACCAACAACTGGTAAACGAGAAAACGGAGATGATGGTGACCCTTGGGGTAATGGTGGATGGGAGTTTAACGTTGCTGAGACGAAGAAGGATTTAACAAACAAG GAATCTAACGGTTGGGGGTTCGGGTTTGGTTTTGAACATGGTTCTGAGATGGAAACAACCACTTCTTACCATTCAAACAATGGTAAAGATCTGCATAAGGAGGCAAATGGCTCGATTTCATCTCCAAGTAATGCGAATGTGAATCCTGAAGGATCTTCTTGGGCTTTTAATCAGGCATCTTTAGATACTGGAAACGAGAAAGAG GAAAACGAAGTGCTGCCAGACAAGCCAAAGGGAGTCTTGCCGCTGTCTTTTTTTGAGGACGAAGCATTGGAAACTTCTGATAATTCGGTTCATGAGGATAATCTTGTTTCAACTTTTGATTTCCCCGTGAAAGAGAAAACTAAGGCTCCAAGTCAAACTGTGTCCATCAGTGACCTGATATCAAGTTTATACAGTCAGGTGGAGGAGAAGAATGCTGCCAATCTGTCAGAAAAGTCTGCCACAGTAAATGGTGAGGATGAGTCATGGGAGTTCCAGGGCCCTACAAAGACCATAACAGATTCGAGCTTAGCAGAAGGTGGTGATGATGATTTTGACAGTACTTGGGAGTTTCAAGGTCCTTCTCTGCCCTTGAAAAACTCTGATGCTGCGGATGAGGTTGACGATGATTCCTGGGAGTTTCAAGGTCCAGCACAGCCTGTGAAGGATAATACATTGAGGGAAGGAGACAATGGTTTGTGGGAATCTAAACAAAGTTCAGTGGAAAATGAAGTTGGGAATCGGTTCTCTGTTCCAAATGGTTTTGGAAAATCGCAAGAAGAAACAGTAATCACCATAGACCTTAATGATTACCGAGATGTCTTTCATAAGCTGAAGACTGAACTATACTACCTTGCCCTAAGCCATCTTGAGACTTTAAAG GAAGCTCGTGACTTGGCTGCTAATTCTGATGAAGTCGCTGAAGCTCAAAAATATGACGATGAAATACAG GATCTGCAAAACATGCTGAAAAATGATGTTTTGATCGGTGAGGTCAACGTAGAAAGTCTCCAAGTTAGATCATCTGGCACTACTGAACTTTATAAAGTTCTCCAAGAGCCAAAGTTTCGAACAGTTGATTCAGATGATCTCCTTTCAGAGAGACTGTTATTA GCAGAGAAGGACTGGAAATCAACGATTGAACTTCTCAAACACGCCACGTTGACCCTGAAGGTCCTAAACTTGGGTTCACATGAGCAACAGTCAAAATACGCTTCAACTTGGTTAGTCATCGCTAGGACCTGCGCTCAAGAACTGCGACATGCTGCATGTATTTGGAAACAGGTGATTCAAAATGATGTTCAAGAAGAAATCCTATCTAAACCTCAAG GGAAGCGCTATCTTCTCTCAGTAGGAGAAATTTACAGAGTAGTGAAAATCCTGAGAGCCTCGACGAGACTATATAAACCGTGGATTGTATTATTTCCGACATCATCTACTGTGTTGGCTGTTCTGGACGAATGTGTGGAGTTGTGGTTAAGCTCTGGATTAGAAGAAGCTCTTCGGAATAATATCATCCGTCTTCAAGGAGTTGAGAGTAACTATTCTGCTGATCAACTTCTAGAATCAATCAGATGTATAGACGAAGTTGACGCCTTCACACTTCACGCCTCACCTACCTGCTGCATTTCTGCTCTAAATACTGAAATAGTACCAG GGATTAAGATGGTGGAGTGGAACGGAGAGCATTACTTGGTGTCTCTTGCTAATCTATGGGCTAATCTGATCAGCCCCGCTTCACCCGACCTCGCTGGCCATGGTCTTTTCACCGGGTCCTAG
- the LOC103838709 gene encoding uncharacterized protein LOC103838709 isoform X2 — protein sequence MLASNPPDRMNGLDFFFSPSPPVAGEDDDWGEFVDSSPNPNGFSADRTPTRIESEKNSQTQWVTPRGPVPLSVFGEAEEEEEEEDESRAPLPPFKFSFDSFSPKHNGSANTNPRVEISGLIANLYRESEHSNEISGNEKEPGVSLESFSWNPLNLASERSEKTSNVDPTSSDLSFVNRNDDDDDFDEGWEFKAAESVLDPTSKEEQEKAGNGSVVVKSATDFDSSMWSSPTTGKRENGDDGDPWGNGGWEFNVAETKKDLTNKESNGWGFGFGFEHGSEMETTTSYHSNNGKDLHKEANGSISSPSNANVNPEGSSWAFNQASLDTGNEKEEVLPDKPKGVLPLSFFEDEALETSDNSVHEDNLVSTFDFPVKEKTKAPSQTVSISDLISSLYSQVEEKNAANLSEKSATVNGEDESWEFQGPTKTITDSSLAEGGDDDFDSTWEFQGPSLPLKNSDAADEVDDDSWEFQGPAQPVKDNTLREGDNGLWESKQSSVENEVGNRFSVPNGFGKSQEETVITIDLNDYRDVFHKLKTELYYLALSHLETLKEARDLAANSDEVAEAQKYDDEIQDLQNMLKNDVLIGEVNVESLQVRSSGTTELYKVLQEPKFRTVDSDDLLSERLLLAEKDWKSTIELLKHATLTLKVLNLGSHEQQSKYASTWLVIARTCAQELRHAACIWKQVIQNDVQEEILSKPQGKRYLLSVGEIYRVVKILRASTRLYKPWIVLFPTSSTVLAVLDECVELWLSSGLEEALRNNIIRLQGVESNYSADQLLESIRCIDEVDAFTLHASPTCCISALNTEIVPGIKMVEWNGEHYLVSLANLWANLISPASPDLAGHGLFTGS from the exons ATGCTCGCATCAAATCCACCCGATCGAATGAACGGCCTCGATTTCTTCTTCTCCCCTTCTCCCCCCGTCGCCGGAGAAGATGACGATTGGGGAGAGTTCGTCGACTCTTCCCCTAATCCAAACGGCTTCTCCGCAGATCGAACGCCAACGCGGATCGAATCTGAGAAGAATAGCCAGACGCAGTGGGTTACTCCTCGTGGTCCGGTGCCACTCTCTGTGTTCGGagaggcggaggaggaggaggaggaagaagatgaatcaaGAGCGCCGCTTCCTCCGTTTAAATTCTCATTCGATTCCTTCTCTCCGAAACACAACGGATCTGCGAATACGAATCCTAGGGTAGAGATCAGTGGCCTAATCGCGAATCTGTATAGAGAGAGCGAACATAGTAACGAGATCAGTGGAAATGAGAAAGAGCCAGGTGTcagtttggagagttttagctGGAATCCATTGAATCTAGCTTCAGAGAGATCTGAGAAGACTAGCAATGTGGATCCAACTTCTTCGGATTTGAGTTTTGTCAATaggaatgatgatgatgacgatttTGATGAGGGTTGGGAGTTTAAAGCAGCCGAGTCTGTTTTGGATCCAACCTCTAAG GAGGAGCAAGAGAAAGCTGGAAATGGATCTGTTGTGGTTAAGAGCGCAACAGATTTTGATTCAAGCATGTGGAGTTCACCAACAACTGGTAAACGAGAAAACGGAGATGATGGTGACCCTTGGGGTAATGGTGGATGGGAGTTTAACGTTGCTGAGACGAAGAAGGATTTAACAAACAAG GAATCTAACGGTTGGGGGTTCGGGTTTGGTTTTGAACATGGTTCTGAGATGGAAACAACCACTTCTTACCATTCAAACAATGGTAAAGATCTGCATAAGGAGGCAAATGGCTCGATTTCATCTCCAAGTAATGCGAATGTGAATCCTGAAGGATCTTCTTGGGCTTTTAATCAGGCATCTTTAGATACTGGAAACGAGAAAGAG GAAGTGCTGCCAGACAAGCCAAAGGGAGTCTTGCCGCTGTCTTTTTTTGAGGACGAAGCATTGGAAACTTCTGATAATTCGGTTCATGAGGATAATCTTGTTTCAACTTTTGATTTCCCCGTGAAAGAGAAAACTAAGGCTCCAAGTCAAACTGTGTCCATCAGTGACCTGATATCAAGTTTATACAGTCAGGTGGAGGAGAAGAATGCTGCCAATCTGTCAGAAAAGTCTGCCACAGTAAATGGTGAGGATGAGTCATGGGAGTTCCAGGGCCCTACAAAGACCATAACAGATTCGAGCTTAGCAGAAGGTGGTGATGATGATTTTGACAGTACTTGGGAGTTTCAAGGTCCTTCTCTGCCCTTGAAAAACTCTGATGCTGCGGATGAGGTTGACGATGATTCCTGGGAGTTTCAAGGTCCAGCACAGCCTGTGAAGGATAATACATTGAGGGAAGGAGACAATGGTTTGTGGGAATCTAAACAAAGTTCAGTGGAAAATGAAGTTGGGAATCGGTTCTCTGTTCCAAATGGTTTTGGAAAATCGCAAGAAGAAACAGTAATCACCATAGACCTTAATGATTACCGAGATGTCTTTCATAAGCTGAAGACTGAACTATACTACCTTGCCCTAAGCCATCTTGAGACTTTAAAG GAAGCTCGTGACTTGGCTGCTAATTCTGATGAAGTCGCTGAAGCTCAAAAATATGACGATGAAATACAG GATCTGCAAAACATGCTGAAAAATGATGTTTTGATCGGTGAGGTCAACGTAGAAAGTCTCCAAGTTAGATCATCTGGCACTACTGAACTTTATAAAGTTCTCCAAGAGCCAAAGTTTCGAACAGTTGATTCAGATGATCTCCTTTCAGAGAGACTGTTATTA GCAGAGAAGGACTGGAAATCAACGATTGAACTTCTCAAACACGCCACGTTGACCCTGAAGGTCCTAAACTTGGGTTCACATGAGCAACAGTCAAAATACGCTTCAACTTGGTTAGTCATCGCTAGGACCTGCGCTCAAGAACTGCGACATGCTGCATGTATTTGGAAACAGGTGATTCAAAATGATGTTCAAGAAGAAATCCTATCTAAACCTCAAG GGAAGCGCTATCTTCTCTCAGTAGGAGAAATTTACAGAGTAGTGAAAATCCTGAGAGCCTCGACGAGACTATATAAACCGTGGATTGTATTATTTCCGACATCATCTACTGTGTTGGCTGTTCTGGACGAATGTGTGGAGTTGTGGTTAAGCTCTGGATTAGAAGAAGCTCTTCGGAATAATATCATCCGTCTTCAAGGAGTTGAGAGTAACTATTCTGCTGATCAACTTCTAGAATCAATCAGATGTATAGACGAAGTTGACGCCTTCACACTTCACGCCTCACCTACCTGCTGCATTTCTGCTCTAAATACTGAAATAGTACCAG GGATTAAGATGGTGGAGTGGAACGGAGAGCATTACTTGGTGTCTCTTGCTAATCTATGGGCTAATCTGATCAGCCCCGCTTCACCCGACCTCGCTGGCCATGGTCTTTTCACCGGGTCCTAG
- the LOC103838711 gene encoding uncharacterized protein LOC103838711 isoform X2: MPTGDCFHCHKPGHWANRCPLKSTPTITTVAADSPPVIHCPCDRACVVLTSKTVKNPNRRFYKCSAVPSCEFFKWCDQVSIESQPVVSVNPTCPCGSGPCRRVTVTEGPNANRSYFVCCIKKGFGACGFFQLENDAQIPSEQVGLVGSTLSEFSDDVNSLTIVDLSSDASVNQESKDVVSLETGEKVPSSLAAKHNETQLMDLCNYYTTNSNEGYALEVAEATSLSQNIINPVSNKPTSQSATSIETEASFSGCSSLMDLIEQYNSLKLHFESVSMKHVDALTAFTGSYKILESLRDTARNQSKRVIEVEKQVKFYEAKTSEFAASLEEVCGEMTKSQSKMVETARRVVKELSGKEICSSEDDKKLKGE; this comes from the exons ATGCCAACTGGCGATTGCTTCCATTGCCACAAGCCAGGTCACTGGGCGAATCGTTGCCCTCTCAAATCCACACCGACGATCACCACCGTCGCCGCAGATTCTCCTCCGGTCATTCACTGCCCCTGCGACCGCGCTTGCGTTGTTTTGACTTCTAAAACTGTGAAAAACCCTAACCGGAGATTCTACAAGTGCTCAGCA GTCCCAAGCTGCGAATTTTTCAAATGGTGCGACCAAGTGAGTATCGAATCGCAGCCGGTGGTCTCCGTCAACCCTACTTGCCCTTGTGGCTCTGGTCCCTGTAGAAGAGTAACCGTCACCGAAGGACCTAACGCTAACCGTTCATACTTTGTTTGTTGCATTAAGAAG ggtttcggaGCATGTGGATTCTTTCAATTGGAGAATGATGCTCAAATTCCATCTGAACAAGTAGGACTTGTTGGTTCTACATTGTCTGAATTTTCGGATGATGTTAATTCACTAACTATTGTTGATTTGAGTTCGGATGCTAGTGTAAACCAAG AATCTAAAGATGTGGTTAGTCTTGAGACAGGAGAGAAAGTACCCTCTTCACTTGCAGCGAAACATAATGAAACTCAACTAATGGATTTGTGTAATTATTACACAACAAATAGTAACGAGGGTTATGCACTGGAGGTAGCTGAAGCAACGAGTCTTTCTCAGAACATCATCAATCCAGTTTCCAATAAACCAACCAGTCAATCTGCTACGTCTATTGAAACCGAAGCCTCATTTTCAGGCTGCTCCTCTTTGATGGACCTCATTGAGCAATATAACTCGTTGAAGCTCCATTTCGAGAGTGTTTCTATGAAACATGTTGATGCGTTGACCGCTTTTACGGGTTCGTACAAGATATTAGAATCTCTTCGTGATACAGCACGTAATCAGAGCAAACGGGTGATTGAAGTAGAGAAACAGGTGAAGTTTTACGAAGCCAAGACCTCAGAATTTGCAGCAAGTCTTGAAGAAGTCTGCGGTGAAATGACGAAATCGCAGAGTAAAATGGTGGAGACGGCAAGGAGAGTAGTGAAGGAACTGAGTGGAAAGGAAATTTGCAGCTCCGAAGACGACAAGAAGCTGAAAG GGGAGTAA